A region of the Channa argus isolate prfri chromosome 14, Channa argus male v1.0, whole genome shotgun sequence genome:
TGATAATATGAAACCTTTTTAGATTAGTCACCTACAGTCCTGTGAGCTTAAGCAAGTGTAAGCCACTAATGAGGATTGTGAAAATaagtttaaatgatttaaaatgtaatgaaagcaGTAGGGgaatttatttgtctgtgctctTTACTAAAATCTCACCCACTAAAGTCTAGTATACAGCAATAAACATTCACagtaatattttttccattcagTTTCAGCACCATTATCAGCTACATTGATGACCAGTTTGAGCGCTACCTCCATGATGAGAGTGGTCTAAATCGTAGGCACATTGTTGACAATAGAGTTCATTGCTGCTTCTATTTCATCTCCCCGCTTGGTCATGGGTGAGTCCTGCAGCACGTACACAGAGGTGTATTGTTCACTTTCTAGTTAAcatgctttctgtgtgtgttggaatcCACATTGCTCACATGGTTTGTTTAGCCTTACTGGAATGACTTCTCTTTCCTTAACTTTCGATTCTGttctttctgtttcctgttcAACCAGCCTGAAACCTCTGGATGTCCAGTTTATGAAGGCCATTCACAATAAAGTTAACGTGGTTCCAGTCATTGCCAAGGCGGACACTCTCACcctcagagagagggagaggctcAAGCGCAGGGTGAGAAGAGTATGGCTGCCTATTGTTTAGGGAGACGCTCAGTTCCTGAGGAACAGTAGCTGTCATGTGCTCAAGCTCACTACTGTAACAACGCTGTAGCTACAACTAGAGTAATAAATGAAGTGTCAAAGAGGTTAAAGGATACTGTTCAACATAATGTTGtctttaataatatttctgaaaaacaaaacaaaaaacaatattatgtcATCTGTCTGTACAGCAAGTAACAGCCTGTGTTGTCACTATCTTCTCTGTAAGATTCTTGATGAGATTGATGAACATGGTATCAAAATCTATCACCTTCCTGATGCTGAGTCAGATGAGGATGAGGACTTTAAAGAGCAGACCAGGATCCTCAAGGTAAGCAATCAATTTTTAAACTATAGAGAGTGGGATTTTGACAAGTGCAGGATCAGTCAGCTTTGTTTCCTCTGTTAGACCTGATTTAATTACCACCATTACTCTGGTTAAGTgtcataaatatttatgtggGTGGTTGAACCATTGTGATGACATGTAAAAACAAGTACTCTTTTTCTAGGCGAGCATCCCATTTGCAGTAGTGGGATCTAACCAACAGATTGAGGCCAAAGGGAAAAAAGTCAGGGGCCGTCTGTACCCCTGGGgtgtggtggaggtggagaacCCAGAGCACAATGACTTCCTCAAGCTGCGAACCATGCTAATGTGAGTATTACAGGAGGCAAAAACTGCAGTGTAAGACCTTCCTGTGTCTATACTAGATTTACTACATACCATGTCAGATACCAGCAACCACAGTCACAGTAAAATGTGGTTCAGACAAGTTTAGTTGAAATAGACTgctattgttaaaataaaaatcctgtgTTCTTTGCAGTATATTTACCTCTACTACTCATGTAGTTTTTTTGTACAGGagtatttattgatttttattgatGACTTTTCCACAACCCCTTAGAACCCACATGCAAGATCTACAGGAAGTGACCCAGGACCTCCACTATGAGAACTTCCGCTCCGAGCGCCTCAAACGGGGTGGCAGGTTGTCCTCCCATGGTTACATTCTGCCTTTGTCTCCTGCGTACGTACTCGTCTGTCAGCTTGCTTTTCTGCACCTCCCCCACCTTACTCTGATAAGAATATGTAGCAAATGTAGATATCAAACACATTGATGTTTATAACATTGCCTTCATTGGGCACATGTACACATCACCAAAACATTTACGAAGAAGGGTAATTAATGAGATTTCCCTGCATAGATGGATctcaagtttttctttttactgataACTAATGTAGTTATATACTAGGGTCAGCTCTGTAGCATTGTAGCCCTGAGGCATCATATTGTATGTTAACTCCTCCAGTCAGGCCATGATAGTGAGGTAGAACTGACTTTAATATTAGTTTCAGTATTGGTAGAGGCTGTAAACAGGATAACTGTGTGTCATTTACCATAGTTTAAATCTATTATAATTTAACCCTTGATGTAGATAAAAAGATTCTCTCCTCGAAAGCATCCCAGGATAAGGGAGTGATTTTACTATCCTCCCTTTGCCTCACCATCTGTCCGATGATGGCTGTCTGGTTTTGATTTGTTCACTCCTATGAGTTGGAGGTACtgttacattgttttgttttttttacatttggggGAGGTAAAGCTGTGCCCCTGACTCTTGCACTTGCTGCTTCTCTCTGGAATTTTCCTGCTCTTATCTGTTTGCAGTAACCTTTGTAGATGCTTGGCTTTctttagtgtgtttttcagtcTTCCTGCAAAGAAGAATTCACTAACCCACTtaccatttttacattttctcagtgtGGCTTTTGTCACGGTGATTGCCcaataacattgtaaaatggTACAACATGCTCTCTCTGGCTTGCACGCATACAGTTCTTTGTTGACTCTGTGCATTTGATGCTTCATAAATGACACCAATGGTTAACCTCCCTGTGCAATCTACATGagcttaaaaatgtctttaattggCATTTGTTCTACAGTAATATCAGAAGGTGTAGCATGGcattaacatgaaaaataacTAGACTTGTCTCATCGATACAGAAAGGGACCAGAGCCAGAGGAAATGGACAAGGATATGATACTGCTGGAGAAGGAGGCCGAGGTAGGACTTTACAGACAAAACCCTCTTTTGGggctttcttttaaaaaagggaatattgcttttaaatgcatttatttaagtctaatttacaaaacaaaagatcTAACTCCAGAGCAGGTACACCGTTAGCTTAGAATAAAGACTGGAGACTGGGAACTTTCTTTGAGTCATATGGGACCCTTTAGATGGTGTAAGGTTAGCTGTTAACTTctgtttatgctaagctaattgACGACTGCCTCTCACCTCATTCATAGCACACAGAAATAAAGGTATTACTTGTTGCTGCTTTTAGATAAGAacgatttttattttttttttaatgtttgaataatttaaaccaATCCTGCAAAGATCCAACATGAACGCATATTAATGCTTATGCATTTAGTTACACTAAAGGATAAGGGAAAAAGTGCATGAGTGCactttttgtttgcctttcaTACATGTTGCTGTTCTGTGTGGCACAGTTGAGAAGAATGCAAGAGATGATCGCCAAGATGCAGGCCCAGATGCAGAAGCAGGGCGAAGGAGAGGGAGACGGCCCCCATATGTGAAAAGTCAATGGTAGGAGCATGACACCCACacttatatacatttaaaaaattctcAGCTTTGGTTGATTGTGATGTTATTACTGTTTATTTCTACCATAGGTGATGGAGCCACTGCTTGAGTTGAACCAGACAGTGATGGATAATAAAAACGGTGCACAAGTGATCTGGTTATTGACTCGTACTGCTTGCCACTATCTTCATTCAGTCCCCTGTGGGATTTtgaatgatttgtttgtttttaaatacatacagtaaagtataTTCAAACAGTGTTAGGTTCATATAGTTACACACGgttctatttttatttgatttttttattttgtgtccttgttaaacttttttattttttttttagttagtcAACAGAATTCACATGACCCATCTTTTAAAATGGTGTcagatatttttaatacaaacttAATGGGATGTTCTattaccaatttttttttttggcttcattACTTTTTTGCTATTGAGAAACCCAAAGTATTGCTGCTTCTGTTCATTACTTTTACATCTCTCAAAGCATCTGCTAACTCTGATATTATATCATTGGGAGAGTCAGCTATGTTAGGACCTAGGAGCAGAAATAGCTATGTGCCACtttctcaatatttttttcaagcaaaaaccataatttaaatttaccaTGTTAAAGAGTGTCCAGCCTGCTCAGTGTCACTTGTGTTGTCCTTTGCATGTACCTCTCAAACCCATCAGGTGAAAATTAACTTGATTTGTGTTGGAATCAACTCCTTTCCTCTTCAAATCTTATCCAGCTGTGCAGTTCTCAGATCAGTGTCACTATTTACAGCAGCAGTTGGTTTTTGTTAATctcctttttaaagttttatatgAATTAAATAAACTGTGACCTTAGTCTTCCTAAAGACCTCACAAATTAAAGATGGACAAAGGAGGTGTTTTTAACTGGGACACACCTCTGTTTGGTGCTTCAATTAGTTGTATGTTTCCTCCATACAAGTAAAGTCATGTGCCAGGGAGCATTGGAATTCTGTGTTTCATTGAGACTTTTTTCTGTTCCAAATGCTGAGAACTTTGTGGTTTTCAGGACTGCAGAGGTTAAAAGTGACCCAATGAGGTCATTGTAGCCAACGTGTCCCTCACCGGCCAAGATGTGAGTTCTTGACATTCCTCTTTCTGATGTTATTATCCAACATTACCGTACCAAATAATGTTACTGATGCATATATTGTAATAAAGGATTTATTCAACTTTATCAACCTGTGATTCAGGCCTTTTCTTCAC
Encoded here:
- the septin2 gene encoding septin-2 isoform X2; translation: MSHAEKMKGQFTNPETPGYVGFANLPNQVHRKSVKKGFEFTLMVVGESGLGKSTLINSLFLTDLYPERVIPGAAEKIERTVQIEASTVEIEERGVKLRLTVVDTPGYGDAINSQDCFSTIISYIDDQFERYLHDESGLNRRHIVDNRVHCCFYFISPLGHGLKPLDVQFMKAIHNKVNVVPVIAKADTLTLRERERLKRRILDEIDEHGIKIYHLPDAESDEDEDFKEQTRILKASIPFAVVGSNQQIEAKGKKVRGRLYPWGVVEVENPEHNDFLKLRTMLITHMQDLQEVTQDLHYENFRSERLKRGGRLSSHGYILPLSPAKGPEPEEMDKDMILLEKEAELRRMQEMIAKMQAQMQKQGEGEGDGPHM
- the septin2 gene encoding septin-2 isoform X3, translated to MSHAEKMKQGQFTNPETPGYVGFANLPNQVHRKSVKKGFEFTLMVVGESGLGKSTLINSLFLTDLYPERVIPGAAEKIERTVQIEASTVEIEERGVKLRLTVVDTPGYGDAINSQDCFSTIISYIDDQFERYLHDESGLNRRHIVDNRVHCCFYFISPLGHGLKPLDVQFMKAIHNKVNVVPVIAKADTLTLRERERLKRRILDEIDEHGIKIYHLPDAESDEDEDFKEQTRILKASIPFAVVGSNQQIEAKGKKVRGRLYPWGVVEVENPEHNDFLKLRTMLITHMQDLQEVTQDLHYENFRSERLKRGGRKGPEPEEMDKDMILLEKEAELRRMQEMIAKMQAQMQKQGEGEGDGPHM
- the septin2 gene encoding septin-2 isoform X1; its protein translation is MSHAEKMKQGQFTNPETPGYVGFANLPNQVHRKSVKKGFEFTLMVVGESGLGKSTLINSLFLTDLYPERVIPGAAEKIERTVQIEASTVEIEERGVKLRLTVVDTPGYGDAINSQDCFSTIISYIDDQFERYLHDESGLNRRHIVDNRVHCCFYFISPLGHGLKPLDVQFMKAIHNKVNVVPVIAKADTLTLRERERLKRRILDEIDEHGIKIYHLPDAESDEDEDFKEQTRILKASIPFAVVGSNQQIEAKGKKVRGRLYPWGVVEVENPEHNDFLKLRTMLITHMQDLQEVTQDLHYENFRSERLKRGGRLSSHGYILPLSPAKGPEPEEMDKDMILLEKEAELRRMQEMIAKMQAQMQKQGEGEGDGPHM